In the genome of Armatimonadota bacterium, one region contains:
- a CDS encoding NAD(P)-dependent oxidoreductase produces the protein MARVGFVGLGVMGAPMAGHLVRAGHDVTVWNRTAAKCAPLGEAGARVADEIGEVPVASDIVFTCVSRNEDVFGVVAAMMPHAAEDTLFVDHSTTSPETARDLQADLAERGLRFMDAPVTGGSMGAQAGTLTVFCGGRDEDYERARPVMEAYAKRTRLVGPGGAGQTMKVANQIAVGGALLGLCESLAFASKAGLDLATTRELLAGGAAGSWAFEHYGPKILNGDWTPGFSVKNQRKDFAYAFDAAKEMGAALPGTVLVDFLLSKLTEQGLDDRTTAALYEVILGLESASWT, from the coding sequence GTGGCAAGGGTCGGATTCGTCGGTCTCGGAGTGATGGGCGCGCCCATGGCGGGGCACTTGGTCAGGGCCGGCCACGACGTCACCGTTTGGAACCGGACCGCGGCCAAATGTGCACCGCTCGGAGAGGCCGGCGCACGCGTTGCTGACGAGATCGGCGAGGTTCCGGTCGCTTCTGACATCGTCTTCACGTGCGTCAGCCGGAACGAAGACGTCTTCGGCGTCGTCGCCGCAATGATGCCCCACGCCGCCGAGGACACGTTGTTCGTCGACCACTCGACGACGTCACCGGAAACGGCCCGTGACCTCCAGGCCGATCTCGCCGAGCGAGGCTTGCGGTTTATGGACGCGCCCGTCACCGGAGGGTCGATGGGAGCCCAAGCCGGCACGCTGACGGTCTTCTGTGGAGGACGTGACGAAGACTATGAACGGGCTCGCCCTGTCATGGAAGCCTACGCGAAGCGGACTCGGCTCGTCGGGCCGGGCGGCGCCGGACAAACGATGAAAGTCGCGAACCAGATCGCGGTCGGAGGGGCGCTGTTGGGCCTTTGCGAAAGCTTGGCTTTCGCCAGTAAGGCCGGACTCGACCTTGCGACGACCCGCGAGCTGTTGGCCGGTGGCGCGGCAGGATCTTGGGCCTTCGAACATTACGGCCCGAAAATCCTGAACGGCGATTGGACTCCGGGTTTCAGCGTCAAAAACCAGCGCAAGGACTTTGCCTACGCTTTCGACGCGGCCAAGGAAATGGGTGCGGCGCTCCCAGGCACGGTCCTTGTCGATTTCCTGTTGTCCAAGCTTACGGAACAGGGTCTTGACGATCGGACCACCGCCGCGCTCTACGAGGTGATCCTCGGCCTGGAGTCCGCGTCGTGGACGTAA
- a CDS encoding ATP-binding cassette domain-containing protein, translating to MDVKLTGVTKSFGAMKALDDVGFEARAGAIHAIVGENGAGKTTLMRILYGALAPDAGTIEVDGATRTFARSSEAIEAGIGMVSQHYSVIPELTCLQNLMLGAEPSWALSKTDGTARAESLAAKMGYAFDWHARADTLSPAGKQKLEILKLVWRESKVMILDEPTAMLSPDDSEALFASLHAFAEKGACVIVVTHRLPEVMRHCETATVLRGGRLVGSTKVADTDASRLAESIVGHSVAATVKSEPQVKGPLFAAKGLTVKGYRGDDAVKGATFMVRSGEVVGLAGVDGNGQRELFQAVTGHVPAEGTLEFDGRPWNGRATRQRLADGLRLIPEDRHAEGVIDEWSLDENASLGRQWARPFAKGPWIDAAGRRAFAEQAAARFRTKHDGLDRPMSSLSGGNQQRFVAGRALSDGARLVLAFQPTRGLDIDGTAKVYSAIRDLCREGACALIVSFDLDELIEHCDRVLVISQGRLSEPSSDVAFDRAEIGRMMVEAG from the coding sequence GTGGACGTAAAGCTGACGGGCGTCACGAAGTCGTTCGGAGCCATGAAAGCGCTCGACGACGTCGGGTTCGAAGCAAGGGCGGGGGCGATCCACGCGATCGTCGGGGAGAACGGTGCCGGAAAGACCACGCTCATGCGGATCCTCTACGGCGCCCTCGCGCCCGACGCCGGAACGATCGAAGTCGACGGAGCGACCCGGACGTTCGCCCGTTCCTCCGAGGCCATCGAGGCCGGAATCGGAATGGTGTCGCAACACTACAGCGTCATTCCAGAGCTCACGTGCCTTCAGAACCTGATGCTCGGAGCCGAACCGTCCTGGGCGCTGTCGAAGACCGACGGCACGGCGAGGGCGGAGTCGCTCGCGGCGAAGATGGGTTACGCCTTCGATTGGCACGCGAGGGCCGACACCTTGAGTCCGGCCGGAAAGCAAAAGCTGGAAATCCTGAAGCTCGTGTGGCGGGAGTCGAAGGTGATGATCCTCGACGAACCGACCGCGATGCTCTCGCCCGACGATTCGGAGGCCCTGTTCGCGAGTCTGCACGCGTTCGCCGAGAAGGGAGCTTGCGTGATCGTCGTCACTCACCGCCTGCCCGAAGTGATGCGCCACTGTGAGACTGCGACCGTCCTGCGTGGAGGCCGTCTCGTCGGCAGTACAAAGGTGGCGGACACGGACGCGTCCCGATTGGCGGAGTCGATCGTCGGCCACAGCGTCGCCGCCACCGTGAAGTCCGAACCCCAGGTCAAGGGGCCGCTCTTCGCCGCAAAGGGACTGACAGTGAAAGGCTATCGCGGCGACGACGCCGTCAAGGGGGCCACGTTTATGGTCCGTTCTGGCGAGGTCGTCGGACTTGCGGGCGTCGACGGTAACGGGCAGCGGGAGTTGTTCCAAGCCGTGACCGGTCATGTCCCGGCCGAAGGGACTTTAGAGTTCGACGGTCGGCCCTGGAACGGGCGGGCGACCCGACAACGGCTCGCGGACGGCCTGCGACTGATCCCAGAAGACCGTCATGCCGAGGGCGTAATCGATGAGTGGTCGTTGGACGAGAACGCCTCGCTCGGACGTCAATGGGCAAGGCCGTTTGCGAAAGGGCCGTGGATCGATGCCGCAGGGCGCCGAGCGTTCGCAGAACAGGCGGCAGCCCGGTTCCGTACGAAACACGACGGCTTGGACCGACCGATGTCGAGCCTGTCGGGTGGCAACCAACAACGGTTCGTGGCCGGTAGGGCCCTCAGCGACGGTGCACGGCTCGTCCTGGCCTTCCAACCGACGCGCGGGCTCGACATCGACGGGACGGCCAAGGTCTATAGCGCCATCCGCGACCTGTGCCGCGAAGGCGCTTGTGCCTTGATCGTCAGCTTCGACCTCGACGAGCTGATCGAGCATTGCGACCGGGTCCTTGTCATATCGCAAGGGCGCTTGTCCGAACCTTCGTCCGACGTCGCGTTCGACCGTGCCGAAATCGGCCGCATGATGGTGGAGGCCGGGTGA
- a CDS encoding ABC transporter permease: MKGLTWKHGLLTVGAFVLVWIAVQSTGVAPGLALKSFVEGSVGGPAAWRQTLREMTPLLVTGTAVFLALRAGLFNIGADGQLVVGACTATAVAMRVPGLAGIVAGCAAAVVAGAVWASPAAWIKAYKGGHEVISTIMLNNIAGFLTVWLVTGPMKDPSQQSPTTKLIDKGSFIPSVVDQPPFRMNLALIMGLIVVALLAVFLKKTVSGFEVAATGANPTAAKAAGVDVRRVTVWAMAVSGGLAGLAGAFLSLGFEHRFYADFSPGYGFDGLGVALLAGGSPWGLVPASFLFAVISAGTSSVDLLGVPKGMNGILLGLIIIVFATVRYRRAGVAVD, from the coding sequence GTGAAGGGCTTGACATGGAAACACGGCCTGCTCACGGTCGGTGCGTTCGTCCTCGTCTGGATCGCTGTCCAATCGACGGGCGTCGCTCCGGGCCTGGCCTTGAAGAGCTTCGTGGAAGGCAGCGTCGGCGGGCCGGCCGCATGGCGTCAGACGCTGCGGGAAATGACGCCCCTCCTCGTCACAGGCACGGCCGTGTTCCTGGCCCTTCGTGCGGGCCTTTTCAATATTGGTGCCGACGGCCAACTGGTCGTCGGGGCTTGTACCGCGACGGCCGTCGCGATGCGCGTCCCAGGTCTGGCCGGGATCGTGGCGGGTTGCGCCGCGGCCGTCGTGGCCGGAGCGGTCTGGGCGTCGCCCGCCGCCTGGATCAAGGCTTATAAAGGCGGGCACGAAGTCATCTCGACGATCATGCTCAACAACATCGCCGGGTTCTTGACGGTCTGGCTCGTGACCGGCCCGATGAAGGACCCGTCGCAACAAAGTCCGACGACGAAGTTGATCGACAAAGGGTCGTTCATCCCTTCGGTCGTCGACCAGCCTCCGTTCCGCATGAACCTCGCTTTGATCATGGGGCTGATCGTCGTAGCCTTGCTCGCCGTTTTCCTCAAGAAGACGGTATCGGGGTTCGAGGTCGCGGCCACGGGTGCGAACCCGACCGCGGCCAAAGCCGCCGGAGTCGACGTCCGGCGCGTCACGGTCTGGGCTATGGCGGTCAGCGGCGGCCTGGCGGGACTCGCGGGCGCGTTCCTCTCTCTCGGTTTCGAGCACAGGTTCTACGCGGACTTTTCGCCTGGATACGGGTTCGACGGCCTTGGCGTCGCTCTCTTGGCCGGAGGTTCGCCTTGGGGGCTGGTCCCGGCCTCGTTCCTGTTCGCCGTCATCAGCGCCGGGACGTCGTCCGTCGACTTGCTCGGTGTGCCCAAAGGGATGAACGGCATCCTCCTCGGCCTGATCATCATCGTGTTCGCGACCGTGCGCTATCGGAGGGCAGGCGTTGCCGTCGATTGA
- a CDS encoding ABC transporter permease, with the protein MPSIDFGLLAVSALALAAPLVLAALGGLLSERSGVMNIALEGAMLFSACTAALVGILTRSPALGLAAALAIGTAVMSLHAVLTQVFRIDQIISGMALNALAAGSTAFVSKAFLAQSTVKAALFPSQVYWIAALLAVVAVALYMDRTRGGLWVLAVGNDPDKSRQMGIEPVRVRFGALATGGVLCGLAGALIVSNAGNFTENMTAGRGYIALAALIIGSWRAWPALAACLVFGLVEAVQLHLQGTKLVGAELPTQFWTSLPYLFTLVALAGLLGKSRPPAGLGKH; encoded by the coding sequence TTGCCGTCGATTGACTTCGGCCTCCTCGCCGTCAGCGCCTTGGCGCTGGCCGCCCCCCTTGTTCTTGCGGCCCTTGGCGGGCTGCTGAGCGAACGGTCCGGCGTCATGAACATCGCCCTTGAAGGTGCCATGCTCTTCAGCGCATGTACGGCGGCGCTCGTCGGTATTCTCACCCGCTCCCCTGCCCTTGGATTGGCTGCTGCATTGGCCATCGGAACGGCGGTGATGTCGCTCCACGCCGTCTTGACCCAAGTGTTCCGGATCGATCAGATCATCAGCGGTATGGCCCTGAACGCCCTTGCCGCCGGTTCGACGGCGTTCGTCAGCAAGGCCTTTCTCGCGCAGAGCACGGTCAAAGCCGCGCTCTTCCCGTCGCAGGTGTACTGGATCGCCGCGCTCTTAGCGGTCGTCGCCGTCGCGCTGTATATGGACCGGACGCGAGGCGGACTATGGGTCCTTGCCGTCGGGAACGATCCCGATAAGAGCCGGCAAATGGGGATCGAGCCTGTCCGGGTCCGGTTCGGCGCACTGGCGACAGGTGGCGTCCTGTGCGGACTAGCAGGGGCCCTGATCGTCAGCAACGCGGGCAATTTCACCGAGAACATGACGGCGGGGCGTGGCTACATCGCCTTGGCGGCCCTGATCATCGGATCCTGGAGGGCTTGGCCCGCGCTGGCTGCCTGTCTCGTCTTCGGGCTAGTCGAAGCCGTCCAGTTGCACTTGCAAGGCACCAAGCTCGTCGGTGCCGAACTCCCGACTCAGTTCTGGACGTCTTTGCCATACTTGTTCACGCTCGTCGCGTTGGCCGGGCTCTTGGGGAAGAGCAGACCGCCGGCCGGGTTGGGCAAGCACTGA